Proteins encoded in a region of the Procambarus clarkii isolate CNS0578487 chromosome 42, FALCON_Pclarkii_2.0, whole genome shotgun sequence genome:
- the LOC123770352 gene encoding twisted gastrulation protein homolog 1-A: MRWATGVWACVVVATLVGVEAAVACNEVVCASMVSKCMLTQACKCDLTNSPGNNCTCCRDCAKCLGYLFTECCSCQGMCEPRSQVLDKTDSQVGDLSEPFQQLFQALAVEKDPLLRWTTMTFPIDVALSAIDTTTLDKSKYKLVTHPQDTAQVEQVTVNCTVLYWAQCVSGSKCKELCKTTGASAYRWFFDGCCECVGSPCINYGVNESRCIQCPPIDQNDENDDILTDQYLANNSADTFDEVAAQEDILSGNDPTV; this comes from the exons ATGCGGTGGGCGACGGGCGTGTGGGCGTGCGTGGTGGTGGCGACGCTGGTGGGCGTGGAGGCGGCCGTGGCGTGCAACGAGGTGGTGTGTGCCAGCATGGTGAGCAAGTGCATGTTGACCCAGGCCTGCAAGTGTGACCTCACCAACTCCCCCGGCAACAACTGCACCTGTTGCCGCGACTGTGCCAAGTGCCTGGGCTACCTCTTCACCGAGTGCTGCTCCTGTCAAG GCATGTGTGAACCCAGGAGTCAGGTGTTGGACAAGACTGACTCCCAGGTCGGGGACCTGTCGGAACCCTTCCAGCAGCTCTTCCAGGCCCTGGCGGTGGAGAAGGACCCTCTCCTCCGCTGGACCACCATGACCTTCCCTATCGACGTGGCCCTCTCCGCCATCGACACCACCACTCTCGACAAGAGCAAATACAAGCTGG TGACCCACCCGCAGGACACCGCCCAGGTGGAGCAGGTGACGGTGAACTGCACAGTGCTCTACTGGGCCCAGTGTGTGTCCGGCAGCAAGTGTAAGGAGTTGTGCAAGACCACGGGAGCCTCCGCCTACCGCTGGTTCTTCGACGGGTGCTGCGAGTGTGTGGGCAGCCCCTGCATCAACTATGGCGTCAACGAGAGCAG GTGTATCCAGTGCCCCCCGATAGACCAGAACGATGAGAACGACGACATCCTCACTGATCAGTACCTGGCGAACAACTCTGCCGACACCTTCGACGAGGTGGCGGCCCAGGAGGACATCCTCTCCGGGAACGACCCCACCGTGTAG